A stretch of Saccharothrix texasensis DNA encodes these proteins:
- a CDS encoding DUF5980 family protein translates to MTSTSRIVRSALALVAVLLLPLVGPLGVASAETTAQDQTWQLEEWDRPQRMCVQHGTDDRVHRSYFIFAVTGDWSTNLDYGMRDLPPGWTSTESVLPPGSNHPDPDDGGVTINGWLLVGGPVSVPMGVYDAQIRVSDGTVTESTPVEIVVTTASWLDCMQARG, encoded by the coding sequence GTGACATCGACTTCTCGGATCGTCAGATCGGCGCTCGCCCTCGTCGCGGTGCTGCTGCTCCCCCTGGTCGGACCGCTCGGCGTCGCGTCGGCGGAGACGACCGCGCAAGATCAGACCTGGCAGCTGGAGGAGTGGGACCGCCCGCAGCGGATGTGCGTCCAGCACGGCACGGACGACCGGGTCCACCGGTCCTACTTCATCTTCGCGGTGACCGGTGACTGGTCCACGAACCTGGACTACGGGATGCGCGACCTGCCGCCCGGTTGGACCTCCACGGAGAGCGTCCTCCCGCCGGGTTCCAACCACCCCGACCCGGACGACGGCGGGGTCACGATCAACGGGTGGCTGCTCGTCGGCGGTCCGGTGTCGGTGCCGATGGGCGTGTACGACGCGCAGATCCGGGTGTCGGACGGCACGGTGACCGAGAGCACCCCGGTCGAGATCGTCGTCACCACCGCGTCCTGGCTCGACTGCATGCAGGCACGGGGGTGA
- a CDS encoding WGR domain-containing protein — MTVRFGRTGTSDRTPVTGPASAGAATAHVMTLVADKEKEGYRADGSAATGRSHRPDPRSA; from the coding sequence GTGACCGTCCGGTTCGGACGGACCGGCACGTCCGATCGGACCCCGGTGACAGGGCCGGCATCGGCGGGAGCGGCCACGGCCCACGTCATGACACTGGTGGCGGACAAGGAGAAGGAGGGCTATCGCGCCGACGGCTCGGCGGCCACCGGCCGATCCCACCGGCCTGACCCGCGATCGGCCTGA
- a CDS encoding cation diffusion facilitator family transporter: MAAVYDHYELPPEKAALHRRAVRLEWWTIAFFVVAITALAVVLGQSQAMKAAWVEDILALAPPVAFLIANRYRNRPPDADHPYGRHRSVAIAFLASALALLALGGYILVESVLRLVQGERPPIGLIEVFGHTLWLGWPMIAVLLATMVPAILLGRAKTKLAEQLHDKVLHADAEMNRADWLTAAAAVLGILGIGAGLWWADAVAAIVISADIVRDGLRTTRVAVADLMDRRPRTVTDDEPHPLLARLTSLALDEPWVEDAWIRLREEGHVFVGEMLVVPRPGTDDLVERLERLGRLLREADWRMHDIAVAPVLGIQR; encoded by the coding sequence ATGGCCGCGGTCTACGACCACTACGAGCTGCCGCCCGAGAAGGCGGCGCTGCACCGCCGCGCCGTCCGCCTCGAGTGGTGGACGATCGCGTTCTTCGTCGTCGCGATCACCGCGCTCGCCGTCGTGCTCGGCCAGTCACAGGCCATGAAGGCGGCCTGGGTGGAGGACATCCTCGCCCTGGCGCCGCCCGTCGCGTTCCTGATCGCCAACCGCTACCGCAACCGGCCGCCCGACGCCGACCACCCCTACGGGCGCCACCGCTCGGTGGCCATCGCGTTCCTGGCCTCCGCCTTGGCGCTGCTGGCGCTCGGCGGCTACATCCTGGTCGAGTCCGTGCTGCGACTCGTGCAGGGCGAACGCCCGCCGATCGGGCTGATCGAGGTGTTCGGCCACACCCTGTGGCTGGGCTGGCCGATGATCGCCGTCCTGCTGGCGACCATGGTCCCGGCGATCCTGCTCGGCCGCGCCAAGACGAAGCTCGCCGAGCAGCTGCACGACAAGGTCCTGCACGCCGACGCCGAGATGAACCGCGCCGACTGGCTCACCGCCGCGGCCGCCGTCCTCGGCATCCTGGGCATCGGCGCGGGCCTGTGGTGGGCCGACGCGGTCGCCGCGATCGTCATCTCCGCCGACATCGTCCGAGACGGCCTGCGCACCACCCGGGTCGCCGTCGCCGACCTCATGGACCGCCGACCCCGCACCGTGACCGACGACGAACCGCACCCCCTCCTCGCCCGGCTCACCTCGCTCGCCCTCGACGAGCCCTGGGTCGAGGACGCGTGGATCCGGCTCCGCGAGGAAGGGCACGTCTTCGTCGGCGAGATGCTCGTCGTGCCCCGCCCCGGCACGGACGACCTGGTCGAGCGGCTCGAACGGCTGGGCCGGCTGCTGCGGGAGGCGGACTGGCGCATGCACGACATCGCGGTCGCGCCCGTTCTCGGGATCCAGCGGTGA
- a CDS encoding MerR family transcriptional regulator: protein MTDVLLKIGELAARAQVSPRTVDYYTSLGLLAPAKRTASNYRLYDPADVDRIHLVQRLEVQGVPLEEIAAALQSRHADVGPILERIDEDLRTLQAAAETASPEVQGLLAAVATRVHSLITVALQIPPDLPLP, encoded by the coding sequence GTGACCGACGTCCTGCTCAAGATCGGCGAACTCGCCGCCCGAGCCCAGGTCAGCCCCCGCACCGTCGACTACTACACGAGCCTCGGCCTGCTGGCGCCGGCCAAGCGCACCGCGAGCAACTACCGCCTCTACGACCCCGCCGACGTCGACCGCATCCACCTCGTACAACGTCTCGAGGTCCAGGGAGTTCCCCTGGAGGAGATCGCCGCCGCGCTGCAGAGCCGGCACGCGGACGTCGGCCCGATCCTGGAACGCATCGACGAAGACCTGCGCACCCTCCAAGCCGCCGCCGAAACGGCCTCGCCCGAGGTCCAGGGCCTGCTGGCCGCGGTCGCCACCCGCGTCCACTCCCTGATCACCGTCGCCCTCCAGATCCCGCCCGACCTGCCCCTGCCCTGA
- a CDS encoding S8 family serine peptidase translates to MINSRRTRGLRHRALTAAVCLASAFSFGIGTPAQAAGSGAPAADQLYRAAEKPASTTLTANDSREHVHVKFAEGSRVRLRGAELTSAPGTDLGAVREVLRSGAVSAVRRLFTAPEEALRTFTDQAAARSGRAQADLTLWYRLDLRPGADPVAVIDALNALREVEIAYAEPLAVSPPIAPDFTARQGYRSAATGSGIDADYARTVPGGTGANVRVADIEYAWNFAHEDLSELRAPGTFVANGTAKDPFGDNNHGTAVAGILVGDANAGGVTGLVPDSPIHVTNAANAERGWDVANSVIVLARSLRPGDVLLIEQQTSGPAGCTGYVAPEWVPAIYDAIVATTSAGITVVETAGNGSMNLDNPCFGSRFPRGRPDSGSIIEGAGSAPGCGTARARLNFSTYGSRVDVQGWGNCVVSTGYGNLHSSGGANAYYTASFSGTSSAGPIVAAAAASLSSVARQRGTTLTPDRVRAILKSTGTPQANPATGNIGPLPNLRAAIAALPTRSS, encoded by the coding sequence GTGATCAACAGCCGGCGAACGAGAGGTCTTCGACACCGAGCGCTCACCGCGGCGGTCTGCCTCGCGTCGGCGTTCTCCTTCGGGATCGGCACACCCGCCCAGGCCGCCGGGTCCGGCGCGCCGGCGGCCGACCAGCTCTACCGGGCGGCGGAGAAACCCGCGTCGACCACCCTCACGGCGAACGACTCCCGTGAGCACGTGCACGTGAAGTTCGCGGAAGGGAGCCGGGTCCGGTTACGCGGCGCCGAGCTGACGTCGGCCCCGGGCACGGACCTCGGCGCGGTCCGCGAGGTGCTCCGATCCGGCGCGGTCTCGGCGGTGCGGCGGCTGTTCACGGCGCCGGAGGAGGCGCTGCGGACGTTCACCGACCAGGCGGCGGCCCGCTCGGGTCGCGCGCAAGCCGACCTCACCCTGTGGTACCGCCTGGACCTGCGACCGGGCGCCGACCCGGTGGCGGTCATCGACGCGCTCAACGCGCTGCGCGAGGTGGAGATCGCCTACGCCGAACCACTCGCCGTCTCGCCGCCGATCGCCCCGGACTTCACCGCGCGCCAGGGCTACCGCTCCGCCGCCACCGGCAGCGGGATCGACGCCGACTACGCGCGGACGGTCCCCGGCGGCACCGGCGCGAACGTGCGAGTGGCCGACATCGAGTACGCCTGGAACTTCGCCCACGAGGACCTGTCCGAGTTGCGCGCCCCCGGCACGTTCGTCGCCAACGGCACCGCGAAGGACCCGTTCGGCGACAACAACCACGGCACCGCCGTGGCGGGCATCCTGGTCGGCGACGCGAACGCGGGCGGTGTGACCGGGCTGGTCCCCGACTCGCCGATCCACGTCACCAACGCGGCCAACGCCGAACGCGGCTGGGACGTGGCCAACTCGGTCATCGTCCTGGCCCGGTCGCTGCGGCCCGGCGACGTGCTGCTGATCGAGCAGCAGACCTCCGGCCCGGCCGGCTGCACCGGGTACGTCGCCCCCGAGTGGGTCCCGGCGATCTACGACGCGATCGTCGCCACCACGTCCGCGGGCATCACCGTGGTCGAGACGGCGGGCAACGGGTCGATGAACCTGGACAACCCGTGCTTCGGCAGCAGGTTCCCGCGCGGCAGGCCCGACTCCGGCTCGATCATCGAGGGCGCCGGCTCCGCACCCGGCTGCGGCACCGCCCGCGCCCGGCTGAACTTCTCCACCTACGGCAGCCGGGTCGACGTCCAGGGCTGGGGCAACTGCGTGGTGAGCACCGGGTACGGGAACCTGCACAGCAGCGGTGGCGCCAACGCCTACTACACGGCCTCGTTCAGCGGGACGTCCAGCGCGGGTCCGATCGTGGCGGCGGCCGCGGCCTCCCTGTCCAGCGTCGCCAGGCAACGCGGCACCACGCTCACCCCCGACCGGGTGCGCGCCATCCTGAAGTCGACCGGGACCCCGCAGGCCAACCCCGCCACCGGCAACATCGGCCCCCTGCCGAACCTGCGTGCCGCGATCGCCGCCCTGCCCACCCGGTCGTCGTGA
- a CDS encoding DUF3040 domain-containing protein, whose translation MALRDDEKRALAQIQRQLADDDPRFVARLSRKGSLFRIPRRVLFTAALLTTYAVGLLAIVIGVTLPSALLVIVGALVTAGFPTAVAVRAWRGRRFREDDVFELPDRVE comes from the coding sequence GTGGCACTGCGGGACGACGAGAAGCGCGCCCTGGCGCAGATCCAGCGGCAGTTGGCCGATGACGATCCCCGGTTCGTCGCCCGGCTGAGCCGCAAGGGCTCACTGTTCCGCATCCCGCGGCGGGTGTTGTTCACCGCGGCGCTGCTCACCACCTACGCCGTCGGTCTGCTGGCGATCGTGATCGGGGTGACCCTGCCCTCGGCGCTGCTCGTCATCGTCGGCGCGCTGGTCACCGCCGGCTTCCCCACCGCCGTGGCGGTGCGGGCCTGGCGCGGTCGCCGGTTCCGGGAGGACGACGTCTTCGAGCTGCCCGACCGGGTGGAGTAG
- a CDS encoding ThuA domain-containing protein: MRQPKALVVRGGWEGHRPVEATDSFLPFLERGGYAVRVEDSTEVYADAAEMADTDLIVQCVTMSQITAEEVAGLRAAVEAGTGFTGWHGGIADSFRASSDYLHLVGGQFATHPGKRPGERAGGPEDNYLPHSVTITALGREHPITAGIEDFELVTEQYWVLHDGLNDVLATTTHPAEEWQPWQRPVTCPAIWTRQWGAGRIVVTTPGHSLDVLEHPDVRTVIERGMLWATRTASAS; this comes from the coding sequence GTGAGGCAGCCGAAAGCACTGGTGGTCCGGGGCGGGTGGGAGGGTCACCGGCCGGTCGAGGCGACCGACTCGTTCCTCCCGTTCCTGGAGCGCGGCGGCTACGCCGTGCGGGTCGAGGACTCGACCGAGGTGTACGCCGACGCCGCCGAGATGGCCGACACGGACCTGATCGTGCAGTGCGTGACGATGTCGCAGATCACCGCCGAGGAGGTGGCCGGGCTGCGCGCGGCGGTCGAGGCGGGCACCGGCTTCACCGGCTGGCACGGCGGCATCGCCGACTCGTTCCGCGCCTCGTCGGACTACCTTCACCTGGTGGGCGGCCAGTTCGCGACGCACCCCGGCAAGCGGCCGGGCGAGCGCGCGGGCGGGCCGGAGGACAACTACCTGCCGCACTCGGTGACCATCACCGCCCTCGGCCGTGAGCACCCGATCACCGCGGGCATCGAGGACTTCGAGCTGGTCACCGAGCAGTACTGGGTGCTGCACGACGGCCTGAACGACGTGCTGGCCACGACGACCCACCCGGCCGAGGAGTGGCAGCCGTGGCAGCGGCCCGTCACCTGCCCGGCGATCTGGACCCGCCAGTGGGGCGCCGGCCGGATCGTCGTGACGACCCCGGGGCACAGCCTCGACGTGCTGGAGCACCCCGACGTCCGCACCGTCATCGAGAGGGGAATGCTGTGGGCGACCCGCACCGCGTCGGCGTCGTAG
- a CDS encoding hemolysin family protein translates to MIVALTVATGYFVAQEFAYMAVDRGRLRQMAEGGDKAAERALRVTQKLSFMLSGAQFGITVTALLAGYVAEPLLGTGLADLVGLTGLSPAVSVSLSMVVALVVATVVQMVLGELLPKNFAIARPEPLAKALSASTLVYLKVAGPVIRLFDAAANRLLRAVGIEPVEELPQGATPEDLKQIIGDASSEGHLDPELSHLLERGLGFRELAAEQAMTPRVLVHSVRADEPVARVVELLDTGHSRFPVFGADLDDLRGVVGLAELLTVDPERRADTPIGAVASPALVVPTTLPLPGVLERLRAERRQLACVVDEFGGFAGVVSLEDLAEELVGEIRDEDDLDEAGIEPLGDGAWRVPGRMRVDEIADATGVDLPRHDSYDTVSGLVLTRLGRTARVDDEIEVDGVSLRVTAVARNVPASLVLATPTIDRTAQREDAR, encoded by the coding sequence GTGATCGTGGCCCTCACCGTGGCCACGGGGTACTTCGTGGCCCAGGAGTTCGCCTACATGGCGGTGGACCGGGGCCGGTTGCGGCAGATGGCCGAGGGCGGCGACAAGGCCGCCGAGCGGGCCCTGCGCGTCACGCAGAAGTTGTCGTTCATGCTCTCCGGCGCCCAGTTCGGCATCACGGTGACCGCGCTGCTGGCCGGTTACGTGGCCGAGCCGCTGCTCGGCACCGGCCTCGCGGACCTGGTCGGGCTGACCGGCCTGTCGCCCGCCGTGTCGGTGTCGCTGTCCATGGTGGTCGCGCTGGTGGTCGCCACGGTGGTGCAGATGGTGCTGGGCGAGCTGCTGCCCAAGAACTTCGCCATCGCCCGGCCCGAGCCGTTGGCCAAGGCGTTGAGCGCCTCCACGCTGGTCTACCTCAAGGTCGCCGGCCCGGTGATCCGCCTGTTCGACGCGGCCGCCAACCGGCTGCTGCGCGCGGTCGGCATCGAGCCGGTCGAGGAGCTGCCCCAGGGCGCGACCCCGGAGGACCTCAAGCAGATCATCGGCGACGCGAGCAGCGAAGGTCACCTCGACCCGGAGCTGTCGCACCTGCTGGAACGCGGCCTGGGCTTCCGCGAGCTGGCCGCCGAGCAGGCCATGACCCCGCGGGTGCTGGTGCACTCCGTGCGCGCCGACGAGCCCGTCGCGCGGGTGGTCGAGCTGCTGGACACCGGTCACTCCCGGTTCCCCGTGTTCGGCGCGGACCTGGACGACCTGCGCGGGGTGGTCGGGTTGGCCGAGCTGCTGACCGTGGACCCGGAGCGGCGGGCGGACACGCCGATCGGCGCCGTCGCCTCGCCCGCGCTGGTGGTGCCCACGACCCTGCCGCTGCCCGGCGTGCTGGAGCGGTTGCGCGCCGAGCGCAGGCAGCTGGCGTGCGTGGTGGACGAGTTCGGCGGCTTCGCCGGGGTCGTCTCGCTGGAGGACCTGGCCGAGGAGCTGGTCGGGGAGATCCGGGACGAGGACGACCTGGACGAGGCCGGCATCGAACCGCTGGGTGACGGCGCGTGGCGGGTGCCGGGCCGGATGAGGGTGGACGAGATCGCCGACGCGACCGGCGTCGACCTGCCGCGCCACGACAGCTACGACACCGTCTCCGGCCTGGTGCTGACCCGCCTGGGCCGCACCGCCCGGGTGGACGACGAGATCGAGGTCGACGGCGTGTCCCTGCGGGTGACCGCCGTGGCCCGCAACGTGCCCGCCAGCCTCGTGCTGGCCACCCCGACCATCGACCGGACCGCGCAGCGGGAGGACGCCCGATGA
- a CDS encoding hemolysin family protein: MSTTWSLLISLLLLVANAFFVAAEFALIAAKRHRLEQDAETSRAARAAVAGIRELSLMLAGAQLGITLCTLGLGALAKPAVADLIDPLLLATGLPSGVSYAVAFTVSLVLVVFLHMVVGEMAPKSWAISHPERSAVLLALPFRAFAHSVRWVLSGLNRTTNALLRLGKVEPQDELAQAHRPDDLRMLVRQSAEHGLIPEGQQRLLTRMLQLQNTTVAQVMVPIEDTLSVSEHSSPLAVERRSRESGRSRFPVMDVHGRFLGLVHIREAVRATAAGRRTTARELMNTTVTLPAAMPVASAVTAMRADRAQLALVSDAAGGVIGIAALEDLLEELIGDFEDETDTLLRTT; the protein is encoded by the coding sequence ATGAGCACCACCTGGTCGTTGCTGATCTCCCTGCTGCTGCTGGTGGCCAACGCGTTCTTCGTGGCCGCCGAGTTCGCGCTCATCGCCGCCAAGAGGCACCGCCTGGAGCAGGACGCCGAGACCAGCCGCGCCGCCCGCGCGGCCGTGGCCGGGATTCGCGAGCTGTCCCTCATGCTCGCCGGCGCGCAGCTCGGCATCACGCTGTGCACGCTCGGGTTGGGCGCGCTGGCCAAACCGGCCGTGGCCGACCTGATCGACCCGCTGCTGCTGGCCACCGGGTTGCCCTCCGGTGTGTCGTACGCGGTCGCGTTCACGGTCAGCCTGGTGCTGGTGGTGTTCCTGCACATGGTCGTGGGCGAGATGGCCCCGAAGTCGTGGGCGATCTCGCACCCCGAGCGCTCGGCCGTGCTGTTGGCGTTGCCGTTCCGGGCGTTCGCGCACTCGGTGCGCTGGGTCCTCAGTGGACTGAACCGCACCACGAACGCGTTGCTGCGCCTCGGCAAGGTCGAACCGCAGGACGAGCTGGCGCAGGCGCACCGGCCGGACGACCTGCGGATGCTGGTCCGGCAGTCCGCCGAGCACGGCCTGATCCCCGAGGGCCAGCAGCGGCTGCTCACCAGGATGCTGCAGTTGCAGAACACCACCGTCGCCCAGGTCATGGTGCCGATCGAAGACACGCTGAGCGTCTCCGAGCACAGCAGCCCGCTGGCCGTCGAACGCCGCAGCCGCGAGTCCGGGCGCTCCCGGTTCCCGGTGATGGACGTGCACGGCCGGTTCCTCGGCCTGGTGCACATCCGCGAAGCGGTCCGCGCCACCGCCGCGGGCCGCCGGACGACCGCCCGCGAGCTGATGAACACCACGGTGACGCTGCCCGCCGCCATGCCGGTCGCGAGCGCGGTCACCGCGATGCGCGCCGACCGGGCCCAGCTGGCGCTGGTGTCCGACGCGGCGGGCGGCGTGATCGGCATCGCGGCCCTGGAAGACCTCCTCGAAGAGCTGATCGGCGACTTCGAGGACGAGACCGACACCCTGCTCCGCACCACCTGA
- a CDS encoding Gfo/Idh/MocA family protein, with translation MGDPHRVGVVGLGVISRAYLDTLADHPAVRITAVADLDDARSAAVAAGLPGASAVSVERLLDGPDVDTVLNLTTPAAHAEIALRAVDAGKNVFGEKPLAVTFEEGRTIVDRAAAAGVLVGCAPDTVLGTGTQTARAAIDRGLIGRPLSASAVMVTPGHERWHPNPDFYYAPGGGPLLDMGPYYIAALVHLLGPVRAVIGAAARLRDERVIGSGPRAGQRIPVEVASHVSGVLEHAGGALSTITTSFDGVATSAVPIEVHGETGTLAVPDPNHFDGVTRLFPLGGAEWQALTPDAGYAGAGRGIGLLDLVAAGGRRPPRAGGDLALHVLETMTAVLRSAGEGRRIDLTTTVERPSPVPFTPAQEWTTAR, from the coding sequence GTGGGCGACCCGCACCGCGTCGGCGTCGTAGGTCTCGGGGTCATCTCCCGCGCCTACCTCGACACGCTCGCCGACCACCCCGCGGTGCGCATCACCGCGGTCGCCGACCTCGACGACGCCCGCTCGGCCGCCGTCGCCGCCGGTCTCCCGGGAGCCTCTGCGGTGAGCGTGGAGCGCCTGCTCGACGGGCCCGACGTCGACACCGTGCTCAACCTCACCACCCCGGCGGCGCACGCGGAGATCGCGCTGCGCGCCGTCGACGCGGGCAAGAACGTGTTCGGCGAGAAGCCCTTGGCCGTGACGTTCGAGGAGGGCCGCACCATCGTCGACCGGGCCGCCGCGGCCGGTGTGCTGGTGGGCTGCGCACCCGACACCGTGCTCGGCACGGGCACGCAGACCGCGCGCGCGGCGATCGACCGCGGGCTCATCGGCCGGCCGCTGTCGGCGTCGGCGGTGATGGTCACGCCGGGGCACGAGCGCTGGCACCCGAACCCCGACTTCTACTACGCGCCCGGCGGCGGTCCCCTGCTGGACATGGGCCCGTACTACATCGCCGCGCTCGTCCACCTGCTCGGCCCCGTGCGCGCGGTGATCGGCGCGGCGGCCCGGCTGCGCGACGAGCGCGTCATCGGGTCCGGACCCCGGGCTGGTCAGCGGATCCCGGTCGAGGTCGCCAGCCACGTCTCCGGCGTGCTCGAACACGCCGGCGGCGCGCTGTCCACCATCACCACGAGCTTCGACGGCGTGGCCACCTCCGCCGTGCCGATCGAGGTGCACGGCGAGACCGGCACCCTCGCCGTCCCGGACCCCAACCACTTCGACGGCGTGACCCGCCTCTTCCCGCTGGGCGGGGCCGAGTGGCAGGCGCTGACCCCGGACGCCGGCTACGCCGGGGCCGGCCGCGGCATCGGCCTGCTCGACCTCGTCGCGGCCGGCGGCCGTCGACCGCCGCGCGCGGGCGGGGACCTCGCGCTGCACGTGCTGGAGACGATGACCGCCGTGCTCCGCTCCGCCGGGGAAGGGCGGAGGATCGACCTCACGACCACCGTCGAACGCCCGTCACCGGTCCCGTTCACGCCCGCGCAGGAGTGGACCACCGCCCGCTGA
- a CDS encoding DinB family protein — protein MPDDDLLRRQFDLTWSLFEYHLERLVPEDHLWEPAGVVWTIRDGTPDWAETEPDPVPVPTIAWVSWHLGWWWSVAIDHALGRAPRHRAEIRWPGPDRVVDWLRGLRDEWVGLLPTLDLSAPSTFPWPDGTVGHAVAWVNAELMKNVSEIGQLRLLRAAASTNPEVDGRQG, from the coding sequence GTGCCCGATGACGACCTGCTCCGCCGGCAGTTCGACCTGACCTGGTCGCTGTTCGAGTACCACCTGGAACGGCTGGTGCCCGAGGACCACCTCTGGGAACCCGCCGGGGTGGTGTGGACGATCCGGGACGGGACGCCGGACTGGGCCGAGACCGAGCCCGACCCGGTGCCCGTGCCGACCATCGCCTGGGTGTCCTGGCACCTGGGCTGGTGGTGGTCGGTCGCGATCGACCACGCCCTCGGTCGCGCCCCGCGCCACCGCGCGGAGATCCGGTGGCCCGGACCGGACCGGGTGGTGGACTGGCTCCGCGGTCTGCGCGACGAGTGGGTCGGGCTGCTGCCGACGTTGGACCTGTCCGCACCGTCCACCTTCCCGTGGCCGGACGGCACGGTCGGGCACGCGGTGGCGTGGGTGAACGCCGAGTTGATGAAGAACGTGAGCGAGATCGGGCAGCTGCGCCTGCTCAGGGCAGCCGCGTCGACGAACCCGGAGGTCGACGGCCGCCAGGGTTGA
- a CDS encoding sporulation protein: MFKRMLSAFGVGGPSVDTVLDSPHATPGQVVTGQVRIQGGSNDANIDQIVLSLVTRVEVEHGDHEFAGVSEFLRVVVAQGVRVPAGQPMAVPFQLPVPWETPITAVGGQPLPGMTVGVRTELVISGAPDKGDLDPLLVGPLPSQDRVLDAFGQLGFQFRSADVEAGRIHGVQQELGFYQEIEFYPPGQFAGRVNQVELTFVTNPHELVVVLEADKRGGMFSSGSDAFGRFHVTHQDALNTDWAGAINQWMAQISQRGGHSAFGGQPGYGQPGYGQPGYGHHGGHYDDDHHHGRRGPGMGAVVGGVAAGVVGGMVLGEVVEEVFEDDGGEDMAFEE, encoded by the coding sequence ATGTTCAAACGGATGCTCAGCGCGTTCGGCGTCGGCGGACCGTCCGTCGACACCGTCCTCGACTCGCCTCACGCCACCCCCGGCCAGGTCGTCACCGGTCAGGTCCGCATCCAGGGCGGCAGCAACGACGCCAACATCGACCAGATCGTGCTGTCGCTGGTGACGCGCGTCGAGGTCGAGCACGGCGACCACGAGTTCGCCGGCGTGTCGGAGTTCCTGCGCGTGGTGGTCGCGCAGGGCGTGCGCGTCCCGGCCGGGCAGCCGATGGCGGTGCCGTTCCAGCTCCCCGTGCCGTGGGAGACCCCGATCACCGCCGTCGGCGGGCAGCCTCTGCCCGGCATGACCGTCGGCGTGCGCACCGAGCTGGTGATCTCCGGCGCGCCCGACAAGGGCGACCTCGACCCGCTGCTCGTCGGCCCGCTGCCGTCCCAGGACCGGGTGCTCGACGCGTTCGGGCAGCTCGGCTTCCAGTTCCGCAGCGCGGACGTCGAGGCGGGGCGCATCCACGGCGTCCAGCAGGAGCTCGGCTTCTACCAGGAGATCGAGTTCTACCCGCCCGGCCAGTTCGCGGGGCGGGTCAACCAGGTCGAGCTGACCTTCGTCACCAACCCGCACGAGCTGGTCGTGGTGCTGGAGGCCGACAAGCGCGGTGGCATGTTCTCCTCCGGCTCGGACGCGTTCGGCCGCTTCCACGTGACGCACCAGGACGCGCTGAACACCGACTGGGCCGGCGCGATCAACCAGTGGATGGCGCAGATCTCCCAGCGCGGCGGCCACTCCGCGTTCGGCGGCCAGCCCGGTTACGGTCAGCCCGGTTACGGTCAGCCCGGGTACGGGCACCACGGCGGTCACTACGACGACGACCACCACCACGGCCGTCGCGGTCCGGGCATGGGCGCGGTCGTCGGCGGCGTCGCGGCCGGTGTGGTCGGCGGCATGGTGCTCGGCGAGGTCGTGGAAGAGGTCTTCGAGGACGACGGCGGCGAGGACATGGCGTTCGAGGAGTGA
- a CDS encoding transporter substrate-binding domain-containing protein: MASAAVARRAWTRVVAVALVVTSAAGCQWPRDADGTLDRVREGTIRVGVAHNPPWTVTGGDAADGQPPEGVEAVLAQRLADSLGARVQWVRGSEAELMASLAERGLDLVVGGLDAQSPWSQDVALTTDYLTTDTVVAVPAGSATEVAGQRVLVREGSTDAALLPDHDATAVPVADLPERPDAAAVVPDWLVDAIGLTDTGTHLSSLDHVMAVPPGENAWQSTVERFLLALDDDEVRRLLLDNHRAGA, translated from the coding sequence ATGGCATCAGCTGCGGTCGCTCGACGGGCGTGGACACGGGTCGTGGCGGTGGCGCTGGTCGTGACGTCCGCCGCCGGTTGCCAGTGGCCGCGCGACGCGGACGGGACGCTGGACCGGGTGCGCGAGGGCACCATCCGGGTCGGGGTCGCGCACAACCCGCCGTGGACGGTCACCGGCGGCGACGCGGCGGACGGGCAGCCGCCGGAGGGCGTGGAAGCCGTGCTGGCGCAGCGCTTGGCGGACAGCCTGGGCGCCCGCGTGCAGTGGGTGCGCGGCAGCGAGGCCGAGCTCATGGCCTCGCTGGCCGAACGCGGCCTGGACCTCGTGGTCGGAGGGCTGGACGCCCAGTCGCCCTGGTCCCAGGACGTGGCCCTGACCACCGACTACCTCACCACCGACACGGTCGTCGCCGTGCCCGCCGGCTCGGCGACCGAGGTCGCCGGACAACGGGTGCTGGTGCGGGAGGGCAGCACCGACGCGGCCCTCCTGCCCGACCACGACGCCACCGCCGTCCCCGTCGCCGACCTCCCCGAACGTCCCGACGCCGCCGCGGTCGTGCCGGACTGGCTGGTGGACGCCATCGGGCTGACCGACACGGGCACCCACCTGTCCAGCCTCGACCACGTCATGGCCGTGCCGCCCGGCGAGAACGCCTGGCAGAGCACGGTCGAGCGGTTCCTGCTGGCGTTGGACGACGACGAGGTGCGGCGCCTGCTGCTCGACAACCACCGCGCGGGGGCGTGA